In Methylovirgula sp., a single genomic region encodes these proteins:
- a CDS encoding adenylate/guanylate cyclase domain-containing protein, whose amino-acid sequence MLTRSPARRLAAQLRPYAAYIFGALIWALPIGLGLALSIESPPLVERLRSLVFDYDQQIEPRPYSPNIPVRVVDIDDASLARLGQWPWPRHRLADLARHLFVQGAAVVAFDILFSEQDRSTPRNLLAQLPDVPERKSLADALAAHGLMEDQSLEEVLARGPSVLTLVLTNGVSTDVPVKSGFVTLGDDPRPFLLNFRGAILPLAGLTEKATGLGSINWEPDRDLIVRKVPLVSTQGNGAAMRLVPSLDAEILRVAQHASTIVVKSSNASNTSGFGARTGVVGVKIGALQIAPESDGAVRVHYSGTQAARHISAWRVLAGKVANSEIAGRIILIGSSASALADIRSTPLEAAVPGVDIHAELLEHVLSGTNLARPDYAPGLEAFLLVIGGTIIAMMARFTKPVAAVSVLLLSLELLAFANFYAFSKIGLLFDPLMPGGTWILAYAAMTVVVYRRSERQREFVRKAFSRYLAPALVERLAKDPSRLRLGGESRDVSVLFADVRDFTGRSEGLSAAEVVQFLNGVLTPLTQSVLVEAGTIDKYFGDGLMAFWNAPLDVIDHAERACAAALAMREALPTLNARSETGRSERPIEIGVGINTGEAFVGNMGSDMRFDYSIVGDTVNVASRLEEATKELGIPIVVAESTMRQAPGFLFVPLGEIVLRGRSHPTPIYALHGTAARAGAAFADFLERHKAALAAFAVEAPDAAAKIRAAREHPCGEAYATFYARLGQDIPAFLPRAV is encoded by the coding sequence TTGCTGACCCGGTCGCCGGCTCGGAGGCTCGCGGCCCAGCTTCGGCCCTACGCCGCGTATATCTTTGGCGCATTGATCTGGGCGCTGCCGATCGGCCTTGGGCTCGCATTGTCGATCGAAAGCCCGCCGCTCGTCGAGCGGCTTCGCAGTCTCGTTTTCGATTACGATCAGCAGATCGAGCCACGCCCCTATTCGCCAAACATACCAGTCAGAGTCGTCGATATTGACGATGCTTCGCTCGCGCGGCTCGGCCAATGGCCTTGGCCGCGCCACAGGCTTGCCGATCTCGCCCGTCATCTTTTTGTGCAAGGCGCGGCGGTGGTTGCCTTCGATATTCTCTTCTCCGAGCAGGATCGTTCGACACCGCGCAATCTGCTGGCGCAATTGCCCGACGTGCCGGAACGCAAGTCGCTCGCCGACGCATTGGCTGCGCATGGCCTGATGGAAGATCAGAGTCTGGAAGAGGTGCTGGCGCGGGGACCGAGCGTCCTGACACTCGTTTTGACCAACGGCGTCAGCACCGACGTGCCGGTGAAATCCGGCTTCGTCACTTTGGGCGACGATCCACGGCCGTTTCTGCTCAATTTCCGCGGAGCGATTTTGCCTCTGGCCGGTCTCACCGAAAAAGCCACGGGCCTTGGCAGCATCAATTGGGAGCCGGACCGCGATCTCATCGTCCGCAAGGTGCCGCTCGTCTCAACGCAAGGCAACGGCGCAGCGATGCGCCTCGTCCCCTCGCTCGATGCTGAAATTCTTCGTGTGGCACAACACGCCTCGACGATCGTTGTGAAGTCCTCGAACGCCTCGAACACCAGTGGTTTCGGAGCCAGAACCGGCGTCGTCGGCGTTAAAATCGGTGCGTTGCAGATCGCGCCTGAATCCGACGGCGCGGTGCGCGTCCATTATTCCGGCACGCAAGCGGCGCGACACATTTCGGCATGGCGTGTGCTCGCCGGAAAAGTCGCGAACAGCGAGATCGCCGGCCGCATTATCTTGATTGGTTCGAGCGCCAGCGCGCTCGCAGATATTCGCTCGACGCCGCTTGAAGCGGCCGTCCCCGGCGTCGATATCCACGCCGAACTTTTGGAGCATGTTCTCTCCGGCACAAATTTGGCGCGGCCGGATTACGCGCCGGGGCTCGAAGCTTTTCTGCTTGTTATCGGCGGCACGATCATCGCGATGATGGCCCGCTTTACCAAGCCGGTCGCTGCTGTCAGCGTTTTGTTGCTCTCGCTCGAATTGCTCGCCTTCGCGAACTTCTACGCGTTCTCGAAGATCGGTCTCCTGTTCGATCCATTGATGCCCGGGGGCACCTGGATATTGGCCTATGCGGCGATGACGGTTGTTGTTTACCGGCGCAGCGAGCGACAGCGCGAATTCGTCCGAAAGGCATTTTCACGCTATCTCGCGCCGGCTCTCGTCGAGCGGCTCGCAAAAGACCCAAGCAGATTGCGGCTTGGTGGGGAGTCACGCGATGTCTCGGTGCTTTTCGCCGACGTGCGCGACTTCACAGGGCGTTCCGAAGGTCTCTCCGCCGCCGAAGTCGTGCAATTCCTCAACGGCGTGCTGACGCCGCTGACGCAATCCGTTCTGGTCGAAGCTGGCACGATCGACAAATATTTCGGCGACGGACTGATGGCGTTCTGGAATGCGCCGCTCGATGTTATCGATCACGCCGAACGTGCTTGTGCCGCCGCCCTGGCAATGCGCGAGGCTCTGCCCACGCTCAATGCGCGCTCGGAAACCGGGCGTTCGGAACGGCCGATCGAGATCGGCGTCGGAATCAACACTGGCGAGGCCTTCGTCGGCAACATGGGCTCCGATATGCGGTTCGATTATTCGATCGTCGGCGACACGGTGAACGTCGCCTCGCGTCTCGAAGAGGCGACGAAAGAATTGGGCATCCCAATCGTCGTCGCCGAATCGACCATGCGGCAGGCGCCGGGTTTTCTCTTCGTCCCGCTCGGCGAAATCGTGCTGCGCGGGCGCAGCCACCCGACGCCGATCTACGCCCTGCACGGCACTGCGGCGCGCGCAGGCGCGGCGTTTGCAGACTTCCTGGAACGCCATAAAGCGGCGCTGGCCGCTTTTGCAGTGGAGGCGCCGGACGCCGCGGCCAAGATCCGCGCCGCCCGCGAGCACCCCTGCGGGGAAGCTTATGCGACCTTCTACGCTCGCCTCGGCCAAGACATTCCGGCCTTCCTGCCCCGCGCTGTCTGA
- a CDS encoding NADH-quinone oxidoreductase subunit NuoF, producing the protein MTRIFVPRDVVALALGANKIAAAILENAGARGADVTIVRNGSRGMFFLEPLVEVETPAGRIAYGPVSAKDVTSLFDADFLHGGAHALRIGRPEDHPYLKRQTRLTFARCGITDPISIEDYAAHEGWLGLKRAIEIGSAAIVEEITKSGLRGRGGAGFPTGIKWKTVADTKADRKYVVCNCDEGDSGTFADRMVLEDDPFMLIEGMTICAIAVGATKGYVYCRSEYPHGIKAFNEALVHARAAGYLGPDILGSGHAFDIELRVGAGAYVCGEETALLESLEGRRGMVRAKPPLPAINGLFQKPTVINNVLSLATAPFILAHGAKTYADFGMGRSRGTMPLQIAGNVRYGGLFETAFGLTLGEIVEDIGGGTASGRPVRAVQCGGPLGAYFPPSLFDTPFDYEAFAAKDGLIGHGGLVVFDDTVDMMVMARFAMEFCAIESCGKCTPCRIGSTRGQEVIDKIFAGEEPEANLRLLEDLCQTMKFGSLCALGGFAPYPVLSAMRHYPEDFRPRVAAAAAE; encoded by the coding sequence GTGACCCGCATTTTCGTCCCCCGCGACGTCGTCGCTCTAGCGCTGGGCGCCAATAAAATTGCCGCCGCGATTCTCGAAAATGCCGGGGCTCGCGGCGCGGACGTCACGATCGTCCGCAACGGCTCACGCGGCATGTTCTTTCTGGAGCCGCTGGTCGAAGTAGAAACGCCCGCCGGTCGCATCGCTTACGGGCCGGTTTCGGCCAAGGATGTAACGTCTCTCTTCGATGCCGATTTCCTTCACGGCGGCGCGCACGCGCTGCGTATCGGGCGGCCAGAAGATCATCCCTATCTCAAGCGCCAGACACGCCTCACCTTCGCCCGCTGCGGCATCACCGATCCGATTTCGATCGAGGATTATGCCGCCCATGAGGGCTGGCTCGGCTTGAAGCGCGCCATCGAGATCGGCAGCGCCGCCATCGTCGAAGAGATCACCAAATCCGGGCTGCGCGGTCGCGGCGGCGCGGGGTTCCCGACCGGCATCAAGTGGAAAACGGTCGCCGACACCAAAGCCGATCGCAAATACGTCGTCTGCAATTGCGACGAGGGCGACAGCGGCACGTTTGCTGACCGCATGGTGCTCGAAGACGATCCCTTCATGCTGATCGAAGGCATGACGATCTGCGCTATCGCCGTCGGCGCGACCAAAGGCTACGTCTATTGCCGCTCTGAATATCCGCACGGTATCAAGGCATTCAACGAAGCGCTCGTTCACGCGCGCGCCGCAGGCTATCTTGGCCCGGACATTCTCGGCTCGGGCCACGCGTTCGACATCGAATTGCGCGTTGGCGCCGGCGCCTATGTGTGCGGCGAGGAAACCGCCCTGCTCGAAAGCCTCGAAGGCCGCCGCGGCATGGTGCGCGCCAAGCCGCCGCTGCCGGCGATCAACGGCCTCTTCCAGAAGCCGACCGTCATCAACAACGTGCTCTCGCTTGCGACCGCGCCGTTCATTCTTGCGCATGGCGCCAAAACCTATGCCGATTTCGGCATGGGTCGCTCGCGCGGAACGATGCCGCTCCAGATCGCCGGCAATGTCCGTTACGGCGGTCTGTTCGAGACGGCCTTCGGCTTGACGCTTGGCGAGATTGTCGAAGACATCGGCGGGGGCACCGCGTCCGGCCGCCCGGTTCGCGCAGTACAATGCGGCGGTCCGCTCGGCGCTTATTTCCCGCCGTCGTTGTTCGATACCCCGTTTGACTACGAAGCCTTTGCTGCCAAAGATGGTCTGATCGGCCACGGCGGCCTTGTCGTCTTCGACGACACGGTCGATATGATGGTCATGGCGCGTTTCGCGATGGAATTCTGCGCCATCGAGAGTTGCGGCAAGTGCACGCCCTGCCGCATCGGCTCGACCCGCGGCCAGGAAGTGATCGATAAGATTTTCGCCGGCGAAGAACCGGAGGCCAATCTGCGGCTTCTCGAAGATCTCTGCCAGACGATGAAATTCGGCTCACTTTGTGCACTGGGCGGCTTTGCGCCCTACCCGGTCTTAAGTGCGATGCGTCATTATCCCGAAGATTTCAGGCCCCGCGTTGCGGCAGCCGCAGCGGAATGA
- a CDS encoding LysR family transcriptional regulator, with translation MIDKLEFFIAVAREQSFSRAAETCGVTQPTLSAGIKQLEETLGVLLVNRSSRFHGLTPEGERVLEWAKRIVGDSRAMRQEVRALKSGLTGLMRIAVIPTALSMVAALTTPFRAKHPGVRFSVSSATSQEILQGIDDLEIDAGITYLDNEPLGTVRSLPLYTEQYCLLTSIGSPFSDHRSVTWAEVGRIPLCLLTPDMQNRRIVDQLLVSAGNRPEPTLESNSVIALYAHVKTGQWASIMAEKLVETLSISDPIRSIPIIEPQAVHQIGLVVPRREPMTPLTATLFAEAKKLIAPQF, from the coding sequence TTGATCGATAAGCTGGAATTTTTCATCGCCGTCGCCCGCGAGCAGAGCTTCAGCCGCGCTGCCGAAACCTGCGGCGTGACCCAGCCGACTCTCTCCGCCGGCATCAAGCAACTCGAAGAGACGCTTGGCGTGTTGCTCGTCAATCGCAGCTCTCGTTTCCATGGCCTGACGCCGGAAGGCGAGCGCGTACTCGAATGGGCCAAGCGGATCGTCGGCGATTCCCGGGCGATGCGGCAAGAGGTCCGGGCGCTCAAGAGCGGTTTGACCGGGCTTATGCGGATTGCCGTCATTCCCACGGCGCTGAGCATGGTCGCCGCGCTGACGACGCCCTTCCGCGCCAAACATCCGGGCGTGCGCTTCAGCGTCAGCTCGGCCACATCGCAGGAAATCCTGCAAGGCATCGACGATCTCGAGATCGACGCCGGCATCACCTACCTCGACAACGAGCCGCTCGGCACCGTGCGCAGCCTGCCGCTCTACACCGAGCAATATTGCCTGCTGACAAGCATCGGCAGCCCGTTCTCCGACCACCGGAGCGTAACCTGGGCCGAAGTCGGCCGTATTCCCCTCTGTTTGCTCACCCCCGACATGCAGAACCGGCGGATCGTCGATCAGCTCCTCGTGAGCGCCGGTAACCGGCCAGAGCCGACGCTCGAATCGAACTCGGTCATCGCCCTTTATGCGCATGTGAAAACAGGCCAATGGGCGAGCATCATGGCGGAAAAACTGGTCGAGACGCTCTCGATCTCAGACCCGATCCGCTCAATCCCGATCATTGAACCGCAAGCCGTGCATCAGATCGGCCTCGTTGTGCCACGCCGCGAGCCGATGACCCCCCTGACGGCCACGCTTTTCGCCGAAGCCAAAAAGCTAATCGCACCACAATTTTAA
- a CDS encoding formate dehydrogenase subunit gamma — protein sequence MPAVYETQRAQEIIDAHLALEGPLLPIFHALLEEFGFIDDAVVPQIAHTLNITRAEVHGVLTFYHDFRREPAGRHVLKICRAEACQSRNSEAVARHCLADLGVDWHGTTPDGGITVEPVYCLGLCANGPAALFDDEPIAELTADKLVGVIEEAEVA from the coding sequence ATGCCAGCTGTCTACGAGACACAGCGGGCCCAGGAAATCATCGATGCGCATCTCGCGCTCGAGGGGCCGTTGCTGCCTATCTTCCATGCTCTTCTCGAAGAGTTCGGCTTCATCGACGATGCCGTCGTGCCGCAGATCGCGCACACGCTCAATATCACGCGCGCCGAAGTGCACGGCGTCCTGACCTTCTATCATGACTTCCGCCGCGAGCCGGCTGGCCGCCATGTCCTGAAGATCTGCCGCGCGGAGGCCTGCCAATCGCGCAATAGCGAAGCGGTCGCGCGCCATTGCCTTGCCGACCTCGGCGTTGATTGGCATGGCACGACGCCGGATGGCGGGATCACCGTCGAGCCTGTCTATTGTCTCGGCCTTTGCGCCAACGGACCAGCGGCGCTTTTCGACGACGAGCCGATCGCGGAATTGACCGCAGACAAACTGGTTGGCGTCATTGAAGAGGCGGAAGTGGCGTGA
- the xth gene encoding exodeoxyribonuclease III, with product MQIATWNVNSVRQRTEHLLRYLREIGPDVICLQELKCLDAAFPYAEVEACGYNVAVHGQKGFNGVAILSKNPLEVTRGLPGDESDEHARYIEAVIPDGDGIIRVASIYLPNGNPPETEKYTYKLAWMDRLAAHARELLELEEPLVLAGDFNVIPAARDCFDPAVWAGDALYLPQTRARFHALLNLGFTDALRATSDEGGLYTFWDYQAGAWQRNRGIRIDHLLLSSRAADRLMQVTIDKERRGEDKPSDHVPVRIELC from the coding sequence ATGCAGATCGCCACCTGGAACGTCAACTCAGTCAGGCAAAGAACCGAACACCTGCTGCGCTATTTGCGCGAAATCGGCCCTGACGTCATTTGCCTGCAGGAATTGAAATGCCTCGATGCGGCCTTCCCTTATGCTGAGGTGGAGGCCTGCGGCTACAATGTCGCCGTGCATGGCCAAAAGGGCTTCAACGGCGTCGCTATTCTTTCCAAGAACCCGCTGGAGGTCACGCGCGGCCTGCCGGGCGACGAGAGCGACGAACATGCGCGTTATATCGAGGCGGTGATTCCAGATGGCGACGGTATCATCCGTGTCGCCTCGATCTACCTCCCCAACGGCAATCCGCCCGAGACCGAGAAATATACCTACAAACTCGCATGGATGGACCGTCTCGCCGCGCATGCGCGCGAGCTTCTTGAGCTTGAAGAGCCGCTGGTTCTCGCTGGAGATTTTAACGTCATCCCCGCGGCGCGCGATTGCTTCGACCCCGCCGTTTGGGCTGGCGACGCGCTCTATTTGCCCCAAACGCGGGCGCGCTTCCACGCGCTGCTCAATCTCGGTTTCACCGATGCGTTGCGCGCGACGAGCGACGAAGGCGGACTCTATACGTTCTGGGACTATCAGGCCGGCGCGTGGCAGCGCAATCGCGGCATCCGCATCGATCATCTGCTGTTGTCGTCGCGCGCGGCCGACCGGCTGATGCAAGTGACGATCGATAAGGAGCGGCGCGGCGAAGACAAGCCGTCCGATCATGTGCCCGTCAGGATCGAGCTTTGCTGA
- the fdhF gene encoding formate dehydrogenase subunit alpha translates to MSLIHETDYGTPASKSSDTVELTIDGAKVNVPAGTSIMRAAMDLGNQIPKLCATDSVNAFGSCRLCLVEIEGRNGTPASCTTPVAPGMVVNTQTPRLKALRNGVMELYISDHPLDCLTCAANGNCELQTQAGVVGLREVRYGYEGENHLKSTKDISNPYFTYDPSKCIVCNRCVRACEEVQGTFALTVDGRGFESRISPGQMENFLDSECVSCGACVQACPTATLAEKSLYDVGQPEHSVVTTCAYCGVGCTFKAEMRGDELVRMVPYKDGKANHGHSCVKGRFAWGYATHKERILKPMIRAKISDPWREVSWEEAINYAASEIKRIQGKYGRASVGGITSSRCTNEETYLVQELVRAGFGNNNVDTCARVCHSPTGYGLGQAFGTSAGTQEFDSIQYTDVVFVIGANPTDAHPVFGSAMKKRLRAGAKLIVVDPRKTDLVQSPHIKADYHLALRPGTNVAILDALAHVIVTEGLVNEAFVQERCDPAEFSAWAKFVSEERNSPEVVEKFTGVPAETIRAAARLYATGGNAAIYYGLGVTEHSQGSTTVMAIANLAMATGNIGREGVGVNPLRGQNNVQGSCDMGSFPHEFPGYRHVSNDAVRELFESIWGVKLDNDPGLRIPNMMDAAIDGTFKALYVQGEDILQSDPDTHHMSAGLGAMECVIVQDLFLNETAAYAHVFLPGCSFLEKDGTFTNAERRIQRVRKVMAPKNGYADWEITMMLARALGYEMRYKDPGRIMDEIAKVTPTFSNVSYKLLDEVGSVQWPCNGDAPLGTPTMHIDHFVRGKGQFLLTEYIPTDEKTGPRFPLMLTTGRILSQYNVGAQTRRTANSTWHPEDVLEIHPHDAEDRGIRDGDWVKIKSRAGETALRAKITERMSPGVVYTTFHHPLSQANVVTTDYSDWATNCPEYKVTAVQISTSNGPTEWQEEYREMTEHNSRIAPLDAAE, encoded by the coding sequence ATGTCTCTCATCCACGAAACCGATTACGGCACGCCGGCCTCGAAATCGAGCGACACGGTCGAGCTGACGATCGATGGCGCCAAGGTCAACGTACCCGCCGGTACGTCGATCATGCGCGCCGCAATGGACCTCGGTAACCAGATCCCGAAGCTTTGCGCGACGGACAGCGTAAATGCCTTCGGCTCCTGTCGCCTCTGTCTGGTCGAGATCGAAGGCCGCAACGGCACGCCGGCCTCCTGTACGACGCCGGTCGCGCCCGGCATGGTGGTTAATACACAGACACCCCGGCTCAAAGCGTTGCGCAACGGCGTGATGGAACTCTACATCTCCGATCATCCGCTCGACTGTCTGACCTGCGCCGCCAACGGCAATTGTGAATTGCAGACGCAGGCGGGTGTCGTCGGTCTGCGCGAGGTGCGCTACGGCTATGAAGGTGAGAACCACCTGAAAAGCACCAAGGATATTTCCAATCCGTATTTCACCTACGATCCGTCGAAGTGCATCGTCTGCAATCGCTGCGTACGCGCCTGCGAAGAAGTGCAAGGCACCTTCGCGCTGACGGTGGATGGACGCGGCTTCGAAAGCCGTATCTCGCCCGGCCAGATGGAAAACTTCCTCGATTCCGAATGCGTCTCCTGCGGCGCCTGCGTGCAGGCCTGCCCGACCGCGACGCTCGCCGAGAAGTCGCTCTACGACGTCGGCCAGCCGGAACATTCGGTCGTCACGACCTGCGCCTATTGCGGCGTCGGCTGTACCTTCAAGGCCGAGATGCGCGGCGACGAACTGGTCCGCATGGTGCCGTATAAAGACGGCAAGGCGAACCACGGCCATTCCTGCGTCAAGGGCCGCTTCGCCTGGGGTTACGCGACCCATAAGGAACGTATTCTCAAGCCGATGATCCGCGCCAAAATCTCCGACCCCTGGCGTGAAGTCTCATGGGAAGAAGCGATCAATTACGCGGCCTCCGAGATCAAGCGCATCCAGGGCAAGTACGGACGCGCGTCGGTCGGTGGCATCACGTCGTCACGTTGCACCAACGAAGAGACTTATCTCGTTCAGGAACTCGTCCGCGCCGGCTTCGGCAACAACAATGTCGATACCTGCGCCCGCGTCTGCCATTCGCCGACGGGCTACGGCCTAGGCCAGGCCTTTGGCACATCTGCCGGCACGCAGGAATTCGACTCGATCCAATATACGGACGTGGTCTTCGTCATCGGTGCCAACCCGACCGATGCGCACCCGGTCTTCGGCTCGGCGATGAAAAAACGTTTGCGCGCCGGTGCCAAACTGATCGTCGTCGATCCGCGCAAAACCGATCTCGTGCAATCGCCGCATATCAAAGCGGATTATCATCTTGCTTTGCGCCCCGGCACCAATGTTGCGATCCTTGATGCGCTGGCGCATGTCATCGTCACCGAAGGTCTCGTCAACGAAGCCTTCGTTCAGGAGCGCTGCGATCCGGCCGAATTCTCGGCTTGGGCGAAATTCGTCTCTGAGGAGCGCAACAGCCCCGAAGTCGTCGAGAAATTCACCGGCGTCCCGGCTGAGACGATCCGCGCTGCGGCGCGGCTTTATGCGACCGGCGGCAATGCAGCAATTTATTACGGCCTTGGCGTCACCGAGCACAGCCAGGGCTCGACCACCGTTATGGCGATCGCCAATCTCGCGATGGCGACCGGCAATATCGGCCGCGAAGGCGTTGGCGTGAACCCGCTACGTGGACAGAATAACGTGCAGGGCTCCTGCGACATGGGCTCGTTCCCGCACGAATTTCCCGGCTACCGGCACGTCTCCAACGACGCGGTGCGCGAACTGTTCGAATCGATCTGGGGCGTCAAGCTCGACAACGACCCCGGCCTGCGCATCCCCAACATGATGGACGCGGCGATCGACGGCACGTTCAAGGCGCTCTACGTCCAGGGCGAGGATATTCTCCAGTCCGACCCTGACACGCATCACATGTCCGCCGGCCTCGGCGCGATGGAATGTGTCATCGTGCAGGATCTCTTCCTCAACGAGACGGCAGCCTATGCGCACGTCTTCCTTCCCGGTTGTTCCTTTCTCGAGAAGGACGGCACGTTCACCAATGCCGAGCGGCGCATCCAGCGCGTCCGCAAGGTGATGGCGCCGAAGAACGGCTACGCGGATTGGGAGATCACCATGATGCTGGCCAGGGCGCTCGGCTATGAGATGCGCTACAAGGACCCCGGCCGCATCATGGACGAGATCGCTAAGGTCACACCAACCTTCAGCAATGTCTCGTACAAACTGCTCGACGAGGTTGGCTCCGTTCAATGGCCGTGCAATGGCGACGCACCGCTCGGCACGCCGACCATGCACATCGATCATTTCGTCCGCGGCAAGGGTCAGTTTTTGCTGACCGAATATATCCCGACCGACGAGAAGACCGGGCCGCGCTTCCCGCTGATGCTGACGACCGGGCGCATCCTGTCGCAATATAACGTCGGTGCCCAGACCCGCCGCACCGCCAATTCGACCTGGCATCCGGAGGACGTGCTCGAAATCCATCCGCATGACGCCGAGGACCGCGGCATTCGCGATGGCGATTGGGTGAAGATCAAGAGCCGCGCCGGCGAGACGGCGCTTCGCGCCAAGATTACCGAGCGCATGTCACCGGGGGTCGTCTATACGACGTTCCACCATCCTCTGAGTCAGGCGAATGTTGTCACGACCGATTATTCGGACTGGGCGACCAATTGTCCTGAGTACAAAGTCACGGCCGTTCAGATCTCGACGTCCAACGGCCCGACCGAATGGCAAGAGGAATATCGTGAGATGACTGAGCACAACAGCCGGATCGCCCCTCTCGACGCCGCCGAATGA
- a CDS encoding FAD-dependent oxidoreductase — MTRADSAVDILVVGAGAAGLCAALALANSGHSVALAGPLEAASNGRTVALFEGSLRFLRAQKLWPDLASIAAKIVAIDLIDATNAPVPIPSLTFAADEIGLNALGANIENDKLVLRLADLVRRNPDIRRVEDLVADIEYHTDGVTAVFASGRRIDAKLIVAADGQRSTMRKKAGIGTRRWTYPQVALTVLLAHERPHHDRSIEFHTRSGPCTLVPLPPRGEAQHRSSLVWLMSPQEAQRRHGLDADYLAADIAHEVEEIYGEMRLDSDPGFFPMAGMRAARLTGRRIALIAEAAHTFPPLAAQGLNLSLRDIAALTSSLETARQAREDVGGAAALHRYAAAQEPDIDIRVRGIDVLNRSMLSDALPVDMLRGLGFFAMSALGPLRRAALREGVLPHHRRQLRSAPRPTPGAIF; from the coding sequence TTGACTCGGGCGGATTCCGCGGTCGATATTCTCGTCGTCGGTGCCGGCGCGGCCGGGCTTTGTGCGGCGCTGGCTCTCGCCAATTCCGGCCACTCCGTCGCGCTCGCCGGGCCGCTCGAAGCAGCGAGCAACGGGCGTACGGTTGCGCTGTTCGAGGGTTCGCTGCGTTTCTTGCGAGCGCAGAAGCTCTGGCCTGACCTTGCCAGCATCGCCGCGAAAATCGTCGCGATCGATCTCATCGACGCCACCAATGCGCCGGTGCCGATTCCATCGCTGACCTTCGCGGCAGACGAAATCGGCCTCAACGCGCTCGGCGCCAATATCGAAAATGACAAGCTGGTTCTGCGTCTCGCCGATCTCGTGCGGCGGAATCCGGATATTCGCCGGGTCGAAGACTTGGTCGCCGACATTGAGTATCATACCGACGGCGTCACCGCCGTCTTCGCATCGGGGCGCCGGATCGACGCAAAGCTGATCGTTGCTGCCGATGGCCAGCGCTCGACGATGCGCAAAAAGGCCGGCATCGGCACGCGCCGCTGGACCTACCCGCAGGTCGCCCTCACTGTGCTTTTGGCGCACGAACGTCCGCACCACGATCGCTCTATCGAATTCCATACCCGCAGCGGCCCCTGCACGCTCGTCCCCCTGCCGCCGCGCGGCGAGGCACAACATCGCTCAAGCCTTGTCTGGCTGATGTCTCCGCAAGAGGCGCAGCGGCGCCACGGGCTGGACGCCGACTATCTCGCGGCGGATATCGCGCACGAGGTGGAGGAAATCTACGGCGAGATGCGGCTCGACAGCGATCCCGGCTTCTTTCCAATGGCGGGGATGCGCGCCGCACGTTTGACGGGGCGCCGCATCGCGCTGATCGCGGAGGCGGCCCATACCTTTCCGCCCCTGGCAGCGCAGGGCCTGAACCTCAGCTTGCGTGATATCGCAGCGCTCACTTCAAGCCTGGAGACCGCACGCCAAGCGCGGGAGGATGTCGGCGGCGCGGCGGCACTGCATCGTTATGCGGCGGCGCAGGAGCCCGATATTGATATTCGCGTTCGCGGAATTGACGTCCTGAACCGCTCCATGCTTTCCGACGCCCTGCCCGTCGATATGCTCCGGGGGCTCGGCTTCTTCGCTATGTCGGCGCTCGGTCCGTTGCGCCGCGCCGCGCTGCGCGAAGGTGTTCTGCCGCATCATCGCCGGCAGCTCCGATCTGCGCCTCGGCCAACGCCCGGTGCAATCTTCTGA